The genomic window tcatgcagctaaaaaaaaacctCATATAACGCAATTCGTAACCCAGCAAGCAATTAACCATGGttttataattcataatattgtTACGAATATTCTTACTTTAAAATTCACATAAATCTCTTACAATAACTCTCCGAGTTCGATCACTGAATTGTCGAATAAAACACacaaattaatggcaacacaCTTGGATTACTTTATTTCCAACACTCTACTTCTAAAGGTACACGTTCACTTTAAGACTGAATCACTCTTATTACTTTTCGTGTATTGGCTcacaaatttaatttccaaCTGAATACCTCATTTGCATGCACCTATAAGTCGACATACATGTGCTTATAACTATTGTAATTTCTATATCTCTCAGTTCGCATTTTCTGGTGAGTTCTGTTGAAGAAGCAGCTCGTTAATCACCTGTCGTCTGCGTCTAACTCATCTACCGGTAGACCCAGAAACCGTGCACTGTCTCGTTATCTGGTGTCACCTTCAAGgctaattcatgtttttgttttggcctcTTGTTCGTTATTGCTGCCAGTCGGTTCGCGAAACTTCGCCAGTGCAACAATATGCATATGCGAGAATACTGGTAAATAAAGTTCAGTGTTTCTGCGCATTATAGACCACTAATTATTATATTCTCAGGCAGTAGCATCTTATAGAGATGCCTTTCaacttagggggcgtccataaattacgtgagatgtttaaggggggagggggtcgagtcaaatctctctctctctcggcatatatcacgcaattttttttctgattaaaagaaaaaaaattatactattttggtccattatccagattgtatatgcttaagatttaatcttaagcgtaatcgtagtatgattaagatcattcactaattcgttcgaaagaaaataatttcattcatacttcgacgttatacattactactgtcaaaccacgatatttgttttataccaaactagcgaaaacccgcccgttccgctggacgtctttgaaaaaatctagattaattaattaaattaagccgaaaaatactgtgtgttttactgaaaatcatgtGGACATGTTGGTCGCAATAGTCTCTCtggaaaccgcgcatgattctccttggactgaattagagtagatattcttttttcaatcgcagtagttacgatttaagtcttctattgttaactttttattacacttataactctcagcaatattgattactagtcttaactagtcgtaaataaaagcacgaagcaaatttttttttctttttacaataacaatccaacgcgtttacataagaaacccacattttgaaaactcTCACGTGAGTTTGGGgaatgggggagggggttgaataaaatctcacgacatctcaccaggggggggggagggaggtacagaaaattgaaaaaaacacctcacgtaatttatggacgccccttATATAATATGGTGTAGAAtatgtcatttttattttaaaatacggatatactaaaaatgttttattcttattttttcttgcagGGTGAATTCCCATACCCTTCTAGTTCTTCTTGGACTAATGCTGAGTTGGGCATACCACCTACAAAGGAAGattgattttgaacaaaacaaccaCAACAAACGCACGAGGCAATTTCCTGAATGGTTTTAATCATATACTGTAAATCTTACCAATAAACCACTCACAATGTTTGTGTAAAAACCAGTACGttctagaaaaattatttacgtTTTAAAATAGATATCGCTAAATTAAATGTACTTAGTTATACTGCAACTTAATTAAATACAGATTTAAACCTTGTACTTTTTTATATCCGCCCGCACACGATCAGAACAAGGCGCGACAGAAGTTGCCAGAAGATACGAGTTTCCaaatctagaaattacgatagcTATTAAACACATGTACTACATAGCACAGGTGCCCACGCATAGCGTATTCAGTCTTAAGTTAAACGTGTAAACgtaaagtgaaattaaataaagcaaacaagTTATGTTGCCATTAGATTGagacttttatttaacaatCCAATGACCAAATCAAACAATGATATTTGATGGCGAAGATCATTTCGTTGTATCTCTCTCTTTTTACACATGCTTCatggaaaatataaaagctgtgaaaaaacaaatttgattttcGATGTCAGCTTACTCCATCCACTTTCtaatttttgcccattttttattattaatttagtaATTTGATATCTTTTGAAAAGTGGTGCTAAATGGATCATAGAcaaaaaactacatacatatatatatataaaaaacacgTAGCAAAACATGACGTAATTTACTTTAAACATGCCGAAATTCCTAGTCGGACATTATTGGACAATATCACGAAGAAGTATACGAAAAAGCCATCCTCAGGATCTATTCCATTGCTTTcgatagaagaaaataatattgttgaaTGGAATCATCATTGGCGTACTTTTCAATAACCAAAAGCCAACTTACAAGTTGCGTCGAAAATTTAGTTAAAGACCTAATCCGACCCAACTATTTTACAAATGTATTCCAGCACGAAAGCGGTTCCATGGCTTTTTACAAAGAAGTCCTTCTTTGAGTCAGCAAAAATCTCAATGCTTAACAGTTTCTCGAGCTTTGGTCACGGAATCTTAAATACGGCTTAGTTCGAGAGagtcagtacatacatatatgaaagataaaacTATCTCGATATTAGAAGGGCCAACCAATATCTTTAATTGTGATGAGTCAGCATTTTTTTCTGTACCCAGAAGGACAAGCAGAGTTGACCAAACACGAAGCAAAGCACGTCTACTTCAGGTCAGGAAATGGTGACAAACCAAGCCTAACGCTGTCTGCagatgcatatgcagatgaaaaaataatgtcTACGTGTGGTATTTTCTCTTATAAGCGCTTTCCGCCAAATATTCTTGCGAAATACTCTAAAGACTGGCCCGTTGTCAAATCTAGCTCAGGCTGGATGATCGacgaaacttttttttgaatatatcgCAAATGTGTTTTATACTTTCCTGCTGAGAATGAGCGTACAACTTCCAgtggttttatttttagatggATACGTATGGTATGTTTCAAGCAGACACATTAAAATTTGGAGTACCATAAAATCATGACCATTAGCGGATTCAATTGCCGTTGGCTAGAAAAAAATACCCCTAATCagccaacaaatatttttaataagcaaccttcattaaaattatgatttatttaaaaaatagtttattgcCTTATAATACgatcacatataagtagatgatctactttttcgcgcttaactcaaaatccgtaattaaaaagcgcgatttcctatacaaaatttatctcccaaaatttgagattataaaataatcctagataataataataataatgaaaaatactttttgacatacaaccctgtgttttctatgttatcgaaaattattattacgaatgtaaaagtacgctgtatgaactttacgacgacatagacatagcgcagcgaataaacatccagcggctacgttggctgggtccgaatggatacaaacgctcccgctttgaaagtattcaatgcggtaccagctggtggtagcagaggaagaggaaggcctcctctgcgttggaaagatcaggtggagaaggtcacttggtgtgtccacttggcgccggttagcacgagaaagaaacgactggcgcgctttgttaaactcggccaaaatcgcgtaagcggttatcgtgccaattaagaagaagaagaagaagaaaagtacgttcacattaATTACACGCCGATCTTACAGCACATgactaataaacatttttaaaaatatgttactctaatttttcatataagaaaaacaacaacGTAGAAAGCGGATTTactttttgtattacttttttcTCCGTAAACACCAGAAGCGAATGCATTTTTCaaagttgtttttaatataaactctgtttttatgttttaaataaatatgagcATATTCACAAacgtctttttttaattttgaacggAAACAGGAGCGATCTTGCACGTAATTGAGAACCAGACAATTTTTTCTCGAATGAATGACAAAAAGGACCACTTCAACAATACTTCAGCTGCTTTTTGCTTGACTTTAAACGTGTATATACCTTCATAGTACGCAAATagataacaaatatttaaaaatattttgttcaagcgGAAGACGGAAGCTTCTTCAACCAAGTAAATGTACGTTAAGATAAAAgaagatatttttcaattgaaatcctcaacaaacattaaattgttcaaaaaaaaatttgaaaatcttttaaagataacaatttaaatgtaaactaatttttatattttgtatattttaaacaactttttgcaCAATTATCgagcatattatttatttatttaaccaaAAGTTTTTTTACCGTATTTAAACGTatgaataatattctttataatAACATAGAGTAAGCATAACGTTAACGTATATGGAGTTAGCAGAGGGACTccctaaaaatatgaaaaatgttgATATTGTGAAGGTATACAATTTCTCCGAAAAGAAGAACGGGGAGAAGAAGGATATATGTACGTAGATATTAGCAATCAGTGGAGAAGTAATGTGGTAGATCATCTCTAAATGGCGATGTAATTCTGATTTTTTTGCAGCAGGGGATGGACAGCAATCACAAAGAACTGACGTTCTGTTACTAGGCAACTgtattttatactaaataaaTGCCTCTCTATTCGCAAAagtttgcatgtgaaagcaacaacaaagttatcgagcaaggtTCACCGTTACCGAGTATGGTTAtacccaaggcgaatttattaaatccaccttggttaTACCTCATACCACTGGTATAACttactattttacaaacaaatgtaattttaggcagctctAATTCCGTGTTGCCAATAAACGCGTATGTTCATTTATTACCAGTTGCTTTTTCTATTCGGCACTCGCGTTTTATACAATAAACGTATCTGGCAATATGTTGTAAAGGACATTAAGCTTACTACGATACATACTATGACAATCGGCATACAGTTCACATAGTGGAGTTGGTATTAAGAACGTTTTGGCTAAAAGCTAACCCACAATAATGTCGCATACCATAGACTTTGCCTATTATACTAAAGATGTGGTTAGTTCTGAGTTCAGCTAAAAATGATTCCTAAGTTCTTTGCagactttttataaatacagaTGCACATTCCTTTGGCTTTAGAGCAACTCATTATCGCAGGCCCACTTATTAACGTTTTGTAAGCCAGTGTTGAggttatttatacatttattgaCGGACACAAAAGGACAACTAGaataatatggcaaaaatattaatattacaatattttagtaCTCTTTGAAGATCATCATCAAGAATTGAAACTTGGGAAACGCCCTTAGTTATAGGTACCTAGCGGGATAAGATGTGACTGACACATACAGCTTATGTACGAACACTGAGGTATGATTTTAGTAAACTCAATGCTAGCGCTGTAAAGTTGaatgttttttcaaatttcaagccAAATAGTAAGAGATTCACAGAGTCGAAGGCAGAAACGTTAGAAAGGTTCGGAGGTTGTTGTCAATGTTAAGCCTGATATCATGTGTAACCTTAATAAGCGCCGTGGAGCAGCTCCAGTTTGCTCGAAAACTTCAAGTTAAGTTTTCCAGTAAAATCCACAACAGTTGTATCACGTTTTCTTCCTAAACTGACAATTGTCACAAAGTGCCGATTTACAcaaggagacatctggaagggagacactggaaattctcttttcatgtctcattcgcggtcacacgggcaaaattgttttcggcaacattttgacgtTTACTACTTTAGCATCTTCTGGTTCGAATATATTCTACAACCCGCTAACATGTAAAACGGAAAACGTTCAACAGTGTCTTAAATATATCCATGAAGAATAAAaattggttaaataataaataatttgttgtcttttgtatttaaatatatttataaattgttgtacttgatttaaaaaaaatttaattaaaaatacttcatatataaataattaacttgagtatctagaaatgcggggaaaactaactattttaaattgtaCCTATccactttactagcaaaaataatcgtgaatttcccaagcagcgttcgaatgtttgtcatcgttgctatcttccgtttgattgaaaaccaacacataacttagaactttcttctacaaaagaagagaacaaatgaagcaactgtcaaaaattgctttaagattggaaatacgaataagaagagcaaagcgtgtcgccagtacaggaaaCAAagtcccttctctcttccgtgtgtaaatgggcacaAACAAGAAAAATCTAGGAGTTTTCGAGTAAGTGAGATAAACAAGTGATTCTCTCAATATAACTATCTAATATAGTTATATAGGACCCTCGCTGACGGCCAAATAAACCTTCCTATTACAAATATTGTCATAAACGATTTTATTTGGCATTAAATAAATGCCCGTAAGTCGCTTTGTTTATTAGTCTTGTTATTAatcgatttattaaaatttatcaaataaggtattataaatttgaataaaacttaACCCATTATTTTAAACTCTTACatcatattttaaaatagtttcttaattttcacttaattaaaaattattttcataatttacatttcattcaaaatcaataaacaaaatatatttgtatgacGCCGGCGATAAATGTGTATTTACGGACGTTTTTTAAACACAGTTTCGGATATGAAAGAATTTTAAACGggttaataaaaaagatttgcGAGATAACAACAGATTTTATATACAGCAAACTCTTCAATTCGGCATGTTTCGCCGATCTAATCTAATTACTATTTAAATATATAGCATTCATCATTAgtcatatttatattaataaaggCACTAAGATTTAAGTTTCACTTTTGGCAGGTTATTCATTTAAAGCATTTGTACGAAAGCCATGCTTAGTAACGATCCTATCGCCAACCCCAAACTCAAGCTTGCGACTATGATCGATGAAGCCATTTCCTTTTCGTGCCGCATGACAGATCTGAAATTATTGACATTTCGATCAGTCTattgtttatatatttcaatcaaCTCCCTTTTACCTGGGTGCCATTATTAAATTGATATTTGCCAGATAACCGTTAGTTATACCAAATGTAATAATCATTATAATGAAGGCGGCATCTGTGTGCACAAGAGTaggtaaaaaataatgtatACTACTATTTGCACAGAGAAAAAGGGGCACGTAGAGCAGACGTATCACAGTTAATAAGAGCACCGTATGTGGGTTATCGCGCGGCTGAAGTggttcaaaataaaaagagttattaaCAATTTAATTCACTTTCTCTCATTTATCCACTTACAATTTCCCACAATCCGGCCAGTATGCGACCGAAGTAGTCCCCGGAATTGAAAAAGAGATAGTTGACCACTGGCATGTAGTAAATATCTGCAAGTGGCAATGTTAATAataacacagtcctgcgagggtgagtttctagaatggctgtacttgtttcttgtagttttttatgcgctgaaaacgaatctgaccttcaaaatgctccatcacgtcaggatttttggtaaatgaagccttgggtataacgtctattggcgtaactgaaactgttaatttcaaaatgtcataacttttttttaaaaaatcgtacaataatttaaaaaaatgggttttaaagctaaagagttgtactatgcgaccttttcgtcgaaaattgaaaaaaaaattttctatcctagaaaaattatcaaaaatggctaaaatggctaAATGAAGCctaatttaccaaaaatcctgacgtgatggagcattttgaaggtcagattcgttttcagcgcataaaaaactacaagaaacaagtacagccattctagaaactgaaaaaagttaaatttcgcaggcctgtgtaattagTAATGTTATTATGGCAAGGAGCAAAAACTCACCGTTCCAAGCGTATCCTTTGCCATAACTTTCCGATTGCATTAGAACTGTGACCGCTGGATATACCGATAATGTCGTCGCGAAAAGTATACATATGTTGACTGCTTCAacgtaaatttttccaaatacttCCCTAATATTAGGCTCTAATTGTACACCTATATTAACACTGCGACTATGAGAAGGAGTATCGGCCAAAATTTTGTACTTGTCCCGACCCTCACagtaatatatgaaaaatggcTGGCGCGACATTATCACATAACATATTGTGGACAGTAAAACCAATGAACTGCCAATGACAAAATATATCAAAGCCGTAACGTTGGGTGCAGCACCGAATgctaatactaaaataaaagcaaGCGCGGATAGAATACCGCCTAAAGCTTGGCCACTTACTAGAGCAGTTGTATAATGCGATGGGAAGAGTCCAGCTACTCCGAATATTCCGCCTGACATTATGGCCGATGACACTGGggaaacataaaattaattacatatgCAATCAATTGAAGCTACCGTACTTACCATTTATAATGACTACAGTAAACAGGGtgataagaaaaaattgttcttgCCAATCGTCTGTATTTACTTCCACTAAACTTGTCGTTACTATAAAAATTCCTAAAATAATTATTAGAGTTGtgagcatttttattttaagagtgACAAGGTGCCCATAAACAGCGTTGAGAATGAGAAATGTTGTGCCCGAAATAGATGCAGCGAGTGTAAGGTCACTGGAAAAGCTTTTTTGCATTGGCGTCAAGACAGTGGTAGTACCGTTGATACTGGTGTTTCTGAATTTGTACATCCAatactataaattaaaaaaaaaaaacaatattcattgtaaagagttttccaataagaggtgttattttgatattcaaagaaaaatgctattttttaatataaatgatcggatgtttatttcattataaagaggaaggtatgccgttaatagtggaaaataacatcaggcaaatgactaccacgaccacgcttacaggacaatatccttttcatgaaatttccataacggaattgcaaagtggctgccctatgaccTCGATAGCCTcgggaattccatctttgaggtcttgaatcgaccctgggctgttggcgaaGACCTACTCTTTCACGTagcacaagatctcggtggccaattgtgaacaCCTCTTTGAGAAAGAACACGgtgcggaaacttttcccgtaaaagatcaatggtttcgttgcttgtgtggcacgtagcgtcgtcttgttgaaaataaacgctgtccagatcaataccatccaatttcggccataaaaaatcgttaatcatctctcgatagcgcaatccattcatcaataacacctattattggaaaatttatattagTAGTTGTCATTGCTACGACAGCCCACACATTTTAACGATCTTAGCGAAATCAACCTGAAGGATAACCTGGCGTATTTTGAATCTACTTGTACAGGTTggtctatgtatatatatattacatataatcggcgcgtacaccctttttggttgtttggccgagctcctcctcctatttgtggtgtgcctcttgatgttgttccacaaatggagggacctacagtttcaagccgactccgaacgacagatatttttatgaggagctttttcatggcagaaatacactcggaagtttgccattgcctgctgagggacgaccgctattagaaaaatgtttttcttaattttggtgtttcaccgagattcgaaccaacgttctctctgtgaattccgaatggtagtcaagcaccaacccattcggcacaATCAACGAAACGCTATtgggacatttttatattattgcttTAGTAGATATTATCATCACCCCGTCGGATTAGTTACATTTCGGCTACCGCTGGGCTTGCCATCTCTACATATACGCATGTCGGGTGAAGATcagatcattgatttgtttgtgacaaagccgaatttatcgttgcgtgaagctgaagcagttttaagaaaaggtggtgttaatgtatccaaaAACACGATTCAAGGACGTTTACGTACAGAAGACCTCTAATTCCAGAGCATATTGATAAAACCGCTGCTCTCATTATCACAGATTGATGAAAACACTTGCAGGGACTTTAGTAAATTCAGAACGGAATTCGGAAAACATAATAAGATCTTTAACGTCAATATCTGTTTCATTAAggattaaaaatgtataataaataatgaaataatataagaaaatgtaacagcataaataatttttaaaatcttttgtaaaattagtatatgggatatgtgaaaaaaatactgTAAAAAGAGTATAAGTATACAGAGattgaaaattgttaataataaacagttaataaataaaataaagagaaGGAAGTGCATGGACCTGTAAAAGAAAAAGACGAGTAGAGAATAAGAAGCAGTGACAAGATTAATGAGTTAATATAAGGGAGGACGTACTGAGATTTCTTAAATCCCAAAGGGTCAGATGGTAGGTCGCGCATGCAGGTGGTTAAAGTGCAGAATAGATTACTCAAGACGAAGGATGCAGGCTTAAGAGACCAAGGAAGACACAGATTACGGTGGAAAGCTGAAGTAGCAGATTACCTTACAAAAATCGGAGTCAGAAACTGGGAGAAGACAGCAAGAACATCAAGAATGGCGAAAAGTCGTTCACCGCTAACAAGGAGCTG from Anastrepha ludens isolate Willacy chromosome 5, idAnaLude1.1, whole genome shotgun sequence includes these protein-coding regions:
- the LOC128863768 gene encoding equilibrative nucleoside transporter 2, coding for MAFRRRDKRTDRQVLVENEDVPHRDNAIDNGFGDDRFGTNADNSDEDDMKCMPTIDNELNISEICNHRQVVDSDAPPDRFNFTYVVFYLLGTATMTPWNFFVTAEDYWMYKFRNTSINGTTTVLTPMQKSFSSDLTLAASISGTTFLILNAVYGHLVTLKIKMLTTLIIILGIFIVTTSLVEVNTDDWQEQFFLITLFTVVIINVSSAIMSGGIFGVAGLFPSHYTTALVSGQALGGILSALAFILVLAFGAAPNVTALIYFVIGSSLVLLSTICYVIMSRQPFFIYYCEGRDKYKILADTPSHSRSVNIGVQLEPNIREVFGKIYVEAVNICILFATTLSVYPAVTVLMQSESYGKGYAWNDIYYMPVVNYLFFNSGDYFGRILAGLWEIPRDNPHTVLLLTVIRLLYVPLFLCANSSIHYFLPTLVHTDAAFIIMIITFGITNGYLANINLIMAPRSVMRHEKEMASSIIVASLSLGLAIGSLLSMAFVQML